The following coding sequences are from one Alphaproteobacteria bacterium window:
- the dnaA gene encoding chromosomal replication initiator protein DnaA produces the protein MGADVSDQAQRNKTLDQAGKPAGEVGRGAERHGEPALSVGRPPAVSAVIGQQWARVRGQLRHEVGEAVYRSWLKPLVLDGAAGDQVVIAAPTRFLGDWVATHYAHVIRRLWQAENASVRQVIITIADSAAPPAADDAAAGPDVNGSGAGAARAAPTAATRVGRHTEARSDGRDDRRDEGREAGRAISRPLDELGAPLDPRLTFDNFVVGKPNELAHAAARRVAESHTVPFNPLFLYGGVGLGKTHLMHAIAWHIREREPTRKVLYLSAEKFMYQFIRALRFKDTVAFKEQFRSVDVLMIDDVQFISGKDSTQEEFFHTFNALVDQNRQIIISADKSPSDLEGLEERMRSRLGWGLVADLHPTTYELRLGILQTRAETFDCVIPQKVLEFLAHRIASNVRELEGALNRIVAHGTLIGRPVTLELAQETLHDLLRAHDRRVTIEEIQKRVAEHYNIRLADMHSARRARAVARPRQVAMYLAKQLTARSLPEIGRKFGGRDHTTVMHAVKKVDELSAGDSAFAEDVELLRRMLET, from the coding sequence ATGGGGGCAGACGTGTCGGATCAGGCTCAGCGCAACAAGACCCTGGATCAGGCCGGCAAACCGGCCGGAGAGGTCGGGCGCGGGGCTGAGCGACATGGTGAGCCGGCCCTGTCCGTCGGTCGTCCACCCGCCGTCAGCGCCGTTATCGGCCAGCAATGGGCGCGGGTGCGTGGCCAGTTGCGTCATGAGGTGGGCGAGGCGGTTTATCGCAGTTGGCTGAAGCCGCTGGTTCTGGACGGCGCGGCCGGCGATCAGGTGGTCATCGCCGCGCCCACACGCTTTCTGGGCGACTGGGTGGCGACCCACTATGCGCACGTGATTCGTCGGCTGTGGCAGGCGGAGAATGCTTCTGTTCGTCAAGTCATCATCACCATCGCTGACAGCGCCGCCCCGCCGGCGGCTGACGATGCGGCGGCCGGGCCGGACGTAAACGGGTCGGGGGCCGGCGCCGCGCGCGCCGCGCCGACAGCGGCGACGCGCGTCGGCCGGCACACAGAGGCGCGTAGCGACGGACGCGATGACCGGCGTGATGAGGGACGGGAGGCTGGCCGGGCCATCAGTCGGCCGCTTGACGAACTGGGCGCGCCACTGGACCCCCGTTTGACGTTCGACAATTTCGTCGTCGGCAAGCCCAACGAGCTGGCCCATGCGGCGGCGCGGCGGGTGGCGGAGTCCCACACGGTGCCGTTCAACCCGCTGTTCCTCTATGGCGGGGTGGGGCTCGGCAAGACGCACCTCATGCACGCCATCGCCTGGCATATCCGTGAGCGCGAGCCGACCCGCAAGGTCCTGTACCTGTCGGCCGAGAAGTTCATGTATCAGTTCATCCGGGCGCTGCGCTTCAAAGACACGGTGGCCTTCAAGGAGCAGTTCCGCTCGGTTGACGTGCTGATGATCGACGATGTGCAGTTCATTTCGGGCAAGGATTCCACCCAGGAAGAGTTCTTCCATACCTTCAACGCCCTGGTGGACCAGAACCGGCAGATCATTATCAGTGCAGACAAATCGCCGTCGGACCTGGAGGGGCTGGAAGAGCGCATGCGCTCGCGGCTTGGCTGGGGTCTGGTGGCCGATCTGCATCCCACTACCTATGAGCTGCGCCTTGGCATCCTGCAAACCCGGGCCGAGACCTTCGACTGCGTGATTCCCCAGAAGGTGCTGGAGTTCCTGGCCCATCGCATCGCGTCGAACGTGCGTGAGCTGGAAGGGGCGCTCAACCGCATCGTCGCCCACGGCACCCTGATCGGCCGGCCGGTGACACTGGAGCTGGCGCAGGAAACACTGCACGACCTGCTGCGGGCCCATGACCGGCGGGTGACCATCGAGGAAATCCAGAAGCGTGTGGCCGAGCACTACAATATCCGCCTGGCCGACATGCATTCGGCCCGCCGCGCCCGCGCCGTGGCCCGGCCGCGGCAGGTGGCGATGTATCTGGCCAAGCAATTGACGGCCCGCTCATTGCCGGAAATCGGCCGCAAGTTCGGCGGTCGCGACCACACCACCGTGATGCACGCGGTGAAGAAGGTGGACGAGCTGTCGGCCGGCGATTCGGCCTTTGCCGAGGATGTGGAGCTGTTGCGCCGGATGCTTGAAACCTAG
- the dnaN gene encoding DNA polymerase III subunit beta, translating into MKLTIERAALLKSLGHVQSVVERRNTIPILAHVLIVADGDRLSLTATDMDLTMVESAPADVANSGQATAPAHTLHEIVRKLPDGSQVAIERDDAGGRITVRAGRSRFTLPCLPAEDFPALGSGDLPHAFRLPAKALRELIDRTRFAISTEETRYYLNGIYVHAAASDGDGGGDGGGPVLRAVATDGHRLARFQMAAPDGAGDIPGIIVPRKAVNELRKLLDDSEEEVQVSLSEVSVRFAFDDVVLTSKLIDGTFPDYERVIPSANDKVMEVDCKTFAAAVDRVATISTDRSRAVKIALDAGTITVSATSPENGSASEEVEAAYDSDAIEIGFNARYLLDITDRISGDDCRFVLADGASPTLVRDGGAPGALYVLMPMRV; encoded by the coding sequence ATGAAGCTGACCATCGAACGGGCCGCCCTGCTCAAGTCCCTTGGCCATGTGCAGAGCGTGGTGGAGCGGCGCAACACCATTCCGATCCTGGCGCATGTGCTGATCGTTGCCGACGGCGATCGTCTGTCCCTGACGGCGACCGATATGGACCTGACCATGGTGGAAAGCGCGCCGGCGGACGTGGCCAACAGCGGCCAGGCGACGGCGCCGGCCCACACCCTGCACGAGATCGTCCGTAAGCTGCCCGACGGCAGTCAGGTGGCCATCGAGCGCGACGATGCGGGCGGCCGCATTACGGTGCGCGCCGGCCGTTCGCGCTTTACCCTGCCGTGCCTGCCGGCGGAGGACTTTCCGGCGCTGGGCAGCGGCGACCTGCCGCACGCTTTCCGCCTGCCGGCGAAGGCGTTGCGCGAACTGATCGACCGCACACGCTTTGCCATTTCCACCGAGGAAACCCGCTACTACCTGAACGGCATCTATGTCCACGCCGCCGCCAGTGACGGCGATGGCGGCGGAGACGGTGGGGGCCCGGTGCTGCGGGCGGTGGCCACCGACGGCCATCGTCTGGCCCGTTTCCAGATGGCCGCACCGGACGGCGCCGGCGATATACCCGGCATCATCGTGCCGCGCAAGGCGGTCAACGAGCTGCGCAAACTGCTGGACGACAGCGAGGAGGAAGTGCAGGTCTCGCTGTCGGAGGTGAGCGTGCGGTTTGCCTTTGATGATGTGGTGCTGACCAGCAAGCTGATCGACGGCACGTTCCCGGACTATGAGCGGGTCATCCCGTCGGCCAATGACAAGGTGATGGAGGTTGACTGCAAGACCTTCGCCGCCGCGGTGGATCGCGTGGCGACCATCTCCACCGACCGGTCGCGGGCGGTGAAGATCGCGCTGGATGCCGGCACCATCACCGTTTCGGCGACCAGTCCGGAAAATGGCAGCGCCAGTGAAGAGGTGGAGGCGGCCTATGATTCCGATGCCATTGAGATCGGTTTCAACGCCCGCTACCTGCTGGATATCACCGACCGCATCAGTGGCGACGACTGCCGCTTTGTGCTGGCCGACGGCGCTTCGCCCACCCTGGTGCGCGATGGCGGCGCCCCTGGCGCGCTTTATGTGCTGATGCCGATGCGGGTGTAG
- a CDS encoding DNA replication/repair protein RecF yields MTLAADTARPSPLAAYGAGADAAQDGTAGCVALRRLTLTGFRNYDRLRLDLDGRPVVLAGANGAGKTNLLEAVSLLAPGRGLRRARLADMARRQPAAEAAEPTGAAVAEAGDLLWAVSARIAGSPLATHGQDLIEVGTGAIVAAASDRAGSDTTGGDTTGGDGAGGEDEAAASVRRVSRIAGKDAGGPQALAGVAAMIWLTPAMDRLFDDSAGERRRFVDRLVHGADRDHAARVSAYERALRERGRLLRGTRPDTIWLAALESEAAAYGVAIAAARRQMVRRLDGALAEGLAGDAFPAAGLHMAGEVETWLDESPAVVAEDRLKAALASGRTRDAEAGRALRGPHRSDLVAHHRARNVPAAGCSTGEQKALLISIVLAYVRQRAREDGAAPVILLDEVTAHLDSVRRDALFEALLESGAQAWLTGTDAALFQALGPRAQCFAVAAGHLTPLD; encoded by the coding sequence TTGACGCTGGCGGCCGATACGGCTCGGCCTTCGCCTCTGGCGGCCTATGGCGCCGGGGCGGATGCGGCGCAGGACGGCACCGCCGGCTGTGTGGCGCTGCGTCGGCTGACCCTGACCGGGTTTCGCAACTATGACCGGCTGCGTCTGGATCTGGACGGTCGGCCGGTTGTCCTGGCCGGCGCCAACGGCGCCGGCAAGACCAATCTGCTGGAAGCGGTCAGCTTGCTGGCGCCGGGTCGCGGGCTGCGCCGGGCGCGCCTTGCAGACATGGCGCGGCGGCAGCCGGCGGCGGAAGCGGCAGAGCCGACCGGTGCGGCGGTGGCGGAGGCGGGCGATCTGCTGTGGGCGGTGTCGGCGCGCATTGCCGGCTCGCCACTGGCGACCCATGGCCAGGACCTGATCGAGGTGGGCACCGGCGCGATTGTTGCCGCCGCCAGTGACCGGGCCGGAAGCGACACGACGGGAGGCGACACGACGGGGGGCGATGGGGCAGGCGGCGAAGACGAGGCGGCGGCCAGCGTCCGGCGCGTCAGCCGCATCGCCGGCAAGGACGCCGGCGGGCCGCAGGCGCTGGCCGGCGTGGCCGCCATGATCTGGCTGACACCGGCCATGGACCGTCTGTTTGACGACAGCGCCGGCGAGCGGCGACGATTCGTTGACCGGTTGGTCCATGGCGCCGACCGGGACCATGCGGCCCGGGTCAGCGCCTATGAGCGGGCGTTGCGCGAGCGCGGCCGGCTGCTGCGCGGCACCCGGCCCGATACCATCTGGCTGGCGGCCCTGGAAAGCGAAGCGGCGGCCTATGGCGTGGCCATTGCCGCGGCGCGGCGACAGATGGTGCGTCGCCTGGACGGGGCGCTGGCGGAGGGGCTGGCCGGTGATGCTTTTCCCGCGGCCGGTCTCCACATGGCTGGCGAAGTGGAGACGTGGCTGGACGAGAGCCCGGCGGTGGTGGCGGAAGACCGGCTGAAGGCGGCGCTGGCCAGTGGCCGGACGCGTGACGCCGAAGCCGGGCGGGCGCTGCGCGGGCCCCACCGCAGCGACCTGGTAGCCCATCATCGGGCGCGCAACGTGCCGGCGGCGGGCTGCTCCACCGGCGAGCAGAAGGCGCTGCTGATTTCCATTGTGCTGGCCTATGTGCGCCAGCGCGCCCGTGAGGATGGCGCCGCGCCGGTGATCTTGCTGGACGAGGTGACGGCGCACCTGGACAGCGTTAGGCGCGATGCCCTGTTCGAGGCGCTGCTGGAGAGTGGCGCCCAGGCGTGGCTGACCGGCACCGATGCGGCCCTGTTCCAGGCGCTTGGTCCCAGGGCCCAGTGCTTTGCCGTGGCGGCCGGCCATCTGACGCCGCTCGACTGA
- the gyrB gene encoding DNA topoisomerase (ATP-hydrolyzing) subunit B: protein MSDPAKPLPPEATPEATGNAPDDGAYGAEQIKVLRGLDAVRKRPGMYIGDTDDGSGLHHMVYEVVDNAIDESLAGHCDYIDVQLEPDGSVTVTDNGRGIPTEIHSEEGVSAAEVIMTHLHAGGKFDQNSYKVSGGLHGVGVSVVNALSAQLDLRIWRGGKEYTMQFRHGDPVSPLEEVGPAPLDPARGKPRTGSQVRFLPSEQTFTKTVYDFATLEHRLRELAFLNSGVTLVLTDARGVEPKREVMHYEGGLEAYVAYLDSSKTALHPKPILFKGERDGITVEAALEWTDSFHETVLCFTNNIPQRDGGTHLAGFRGALTRTINARAQDSASARKAKVQLSGEDAREGLTCVLSVKVPDPKFSSQTKDKLVSSEVRPVVEGVAGEQIDRWFEEHPAESRRVIDKIVEAAVAREAARKARDLTRRKGALDISSLPGKLADCQERDPTKCELFLVEGDSAGGTAKQARNRRFQAILPLRGKILNVERARMDKMLGSAEIGTMIAALGTSIGHDEFDLAKLRYHRIIIMTDADVDGSHIRTLLLTFFYRQMPDIVENGHLYIAQPPLFRVKRGSGERYLKDEGQLDDYLIASGVAGAVLTLHNGSEIAGDDLATAVEQSRLATRHIESIARAVRDSDVVEQAAIVRVFDPALFDNRQDAQDAADYLARRLNVLSPEHEQGWTCALHDGIGMTVAREDRGVTTRYDLSEALIKSSEGRALKDMSPFLLEHFIQRGTLASGETKTAVTGPRSLFRTVLAMGRKGTTINRYKGLGEMNAEQLWETTLDPEVRRLLRVRVDHAEEAKRLFETLMGEDVDPRREFIQTNALKVANLDV from the coding sequence ATGAGTGACCCTGCCAAGCCCCTTCCGCCCGAAGCGACGCCCGAAGCCACAGGCAACGCCCCTGATGACGGCGCCTATGGCGCCGAGCAGATCAAGGTGTTGCGCGGCCTCGATGCGGTTCGCAAGCGGCCGGGCATGTATATCGGCGACACCGACGACGGCTCCGGCCTGCACCACATGGTCTATGAGGTGGTGGACAACGCCATTGACGAGTCGCTGGCCGGCCACTGTGATTATATCGACGTGCAGCTTGAGCCTGACGGCTCGGTGACGGTGACCGACAATGGCCGCGGCATACCGACCGAGATTCACTCCGAGGAAGGAGTCAGCGCGGCCGAGGTGATCATGACCCACCTGCATGCCGGCGGTAAGTTCGACCAGAACTCCTACAAGGTGTCCGGCGGCCTGCACGGCGTCGGCGTCAGCGTGGTGAATGCGCTGTCGGCGCAGCTTGACCTGCGCATCTGGCGCGGTGGCAAGGAATACACCATGCAGTTTCGCCACGGCGACCCGGTCTCGCCACTGGAAGAGGTGGGTCCGGCCCCGCTGGACCCGGCACGGGGCAAGCCGCGCACCGGCAGTCAGGTGCGCTTTCTACCGTCAGAACAGACCTTCACCAAAACGGTGTATGATTTTGCCACCCTGGAGCATCGCCTGCGCGAGCTGGCCTTCCTCAATTCCGGCGTCACCCTGGTTCTGACCGACGCGCGCGGCGTCGAGCCGAAGCGCGAGGTAATGCACTATGAGGGCGGCCTGGAGGCCTATGTCGCCTATCTGGATTCGTCCAAGACGGCGCTGCATCCCAAGCCCATTCTGTTCAAGGGCGAGCGCGACGGCATTACTGTGGAAGCGGCGCTGGAATGGACAGACAGCTTTCACGAGACGGTTCTGTGCTTCACCAACAATATTCCGCAGCGCGACGGCGGCACCCATCTGGCCGGCTTTCGCGGCGCCCTGACGCGGACCATCAATGCCCGCGCCCAGGACAGTGCCAGCGCCCGCAAGGCCAAGGTGCAACTGTCCGGCGAGGACGCCCGCGAGGGCCTGACCTGTGTCCTGTCGGTCAAGGTGCCGGACCCGAAATTCTCGTCCCAGACCAAGGACAAGCTGGTGTCCAGCGAAGTGCGGCCGGTGGTGGAAGGGGTCGCCGGCGAACAGATCGACCGCTGGTTTGAGGAACATCCGGCAGAGTCGCGCCGGGTCATCGACAAGATCGTCGAGGCGGCAGTCGCCCGTGAAGCGGCGCGCAAGGCGCGCGATCTGACGCGGCGCAAGGGCGCGCTGGACATCTCGTCGCTGCCGGGCAAGCTGGCCGACTGTCAGGAGCGTGATCCCACCAAGTGCGAGCTGTTCCTGGTGGAGGGCGATTCCGCCGGTGGCACCGCCAAGCAGGCGCGCAACCGCCGCTTTCAGGCGATCCTGCCGCTGCGCGGCAAGATCCTGAATGTGGAGCGGGCGCGCATGGACAAGATGCTGGGCTCGGCCGAGATCGGCACCATGATCGCGGCGCTGGGCACCAGCATCGGCCATGACGAGTTTGACCTGGCCAAGCTGCGCTATCACCGCATCATCATCATGACCGACGCCGATGTGGACGGCAGCCACATCCGCACCCTGCTCCTGACCTTCTTCTATCGCCAGATGCCGGACATTGTGGAGAACGGGCACCTCTATATCGCTCAGCCGCCGCTGTTCCGGGTCAAGCGCGGCAGCGGCGAGCGCTACCTCAAAGACGAGGGTCAGCTCGACGATTATCTGATTGCCTCCGGCGTGGCCGGCGCGGTGCTGACCCTGCACAACGGCAGCGAAATCGCCGGCGACGATCTGGCGACGGCGGTGGAGCAGTCGAGGCTGGCCACGCGGCACATCGAGTCCATTGCCCGCGCCGTGCGCGACAGCGACGTGGTGGAGCAGGCGGCCATTGTCCGGGTGTTCGACCCGGCCCTGTTCGACAACCGCCAGGACGCGCAGGACGCCGCCGACTATCTGGCGCGCCGCCTCAACGTGCTGTCACCGGAACACGAACAGGGCTGGACCTGCGCCCTGCATGACGGCATCGGCATGACCGTGGCGCGGGAGGACCGTGGCGTCACCACCCGCTACGATCTGTCGGAAGCGCTGATCAAGTCCAGCGAGGGCCGGGCGCTGAAGGACATGTCGCCCTTCCTGCTGGAGCATTTCATACAGCGCGGGACGCTGGCCAGTGGCGAGACGAAGACGGCAGTGACGGGACCGCGGTCGCTGTTCCGCACGGTGCTGGCGATGGGTCGCAAGGGAACCACCATCAACCGCTACAAGGGGCTTGGCGAGATGAATGCCGAGCAGTTGTGGGAGACCACGCTGGACCCGGAGGTGCGCCGGCTGCTGCGGGTGCGGGTGGACCATGCGGAGGAGGCCAAGCGCCTGTTCGAGACCCTGATGGGCGAGGACGTGGACCCGCGGCGCGAGTTCATCCAGACCAACGCCCTCAAAGTCGCCAATCTGGACGTTTAG
- a CDS encoding GNAT family N-acetyltransferase, with protein sequence MFRRRTPFEIRPLRADDAPALATLFAEFQAAFGQPARPFTAEVIRRDGFGDRPHFQGLLVWPATAGGGGLHSEGAHSDDSGDDADNGGDARQAGGGPAGFLLWTAGYDTDLACHGAYVLDLYVAPPWRRRGMARAMLARLAANVRDAGGGFLFWGTDMRNRPAVNLYERIATPQTGVSLFACDGDAFLRLAGEGRRHGGGAP encoded by the coding sequence ATGTTCCGCCGCCGCACGCCCTTTGAGATTCGCCCGCTCCGTGCCGACGACGCGCCGGCACTGGCTACCCTCTTCGCCGAGTTTCAGGCCGCCTTCGGCCAGCCGGCCAGGCCCTTCACCGCCGAAGTCATCCGCCGCGACGGTTTTGGTGATCGGCCGCATTTCCAGGGGCTGCTGGTCTGGCCCGCCACTGCTGGCGGCGGCGGCCTCCACTCCGAAGGCGCCCACTCCGACGACAGTGGGGATGACGCTGACAATGGCGGCGACGCCCGCCAGGCCGGCGGCGGACCGGCCGGCTTTCTCCTGTGGACCGCGGGCTATGATACGGATCTCGCCTGTCATGGGGCCTATGTGTTGGACCTCTATGTGGCGCCGCCATGGCGCAGGCGGGGCATGGCGCGGGCCATGCTGGCGCGGCTGGCGGCCAATGTGCGCGACGCGGGCGGCGGCTTTCTCTTCTGGGGCACGGACATGCGCAACCGTCCGGCGGTCAATCTCTATGAGCGCATTGCAACCCCACAGACCGGCGTCAGCCTGTTCGCCTGCGACGGCGATGCCTTCCTGCGGCTCGCCGGCGAAGGACGCCGGCACGGTGGCGGCGCACCCTAA